A region from the Pungitius pungitius chromosome 16, fPunPun2.1, whole genome shotgun sequence genome encodes:
- the map7d2a gene encoding MAP7 domain-containing protein 2a isoform X1 yields the protein MRVSSIDCVVPVRATMAKTATSSGELAGEKMAPPSITLLPDKRSPTNGHGSPARTGKTTPSSTERKPQMNGHASPSHINGNHAAVEGYMKADDRMRQAKERREERDKGLVAREQLILEKERRARLQYERTVEERWRRLDEQRQKEELRRAAVEEKRRQQLEEDRERLEALMRRSLERSLQLEQRTKRWSRGCPAGAGDSENAPLPLSAASAFSHGIASPLPAVSESAPCSPHRSPFRGALNPADHNRAGLHGGSQSTPNTPKKERLRRERRTASPGCGSPLRRSESPASVTRHVASPTTSKLASQVRSNSPSNANQYHHSPARPRPNPPPDDRKPEVKTPERHTEQAKAARKSSDVNGSNPTSQDVRNGLGAEIPKSRETLEKHLRGDKHEKNHSPDRKNHTSPNGDLCEKKTQSSPQDGDKKKESPACASAGKAAAGTINAEEATKLLAERRRQARAQKELEDRKRELEEDERHREEQLKRQLAQERQQQQAEAPQPKGKGKQEEDLNRVKQEEDTQKKEDQGKQLQSQVDKEKEKAQVQAQGDAERQRQDRDLQAQQEEEERQLRKKRIEEIMKRTRKGEADLKEEQAETKPVSPPGEVKTVQSNAQVNEQTIKKVEFQVNMKEGSPVKRESASRVDNRKSPQVTNNTHAATPTHSASGSGQTGGRGPVSGVLQQQERAVEMNVNTQHRARDRAADHQTSTKPTADDKIYQGEGGVMNGAVKGEGSALKRSHHPTAEVSKQQSLHVSAVAKGGSGMEAIRPPAGPLLLGHLSPPVIKLEPLNVRSMESCDEVQSMEVSPASKEELISIQEFSPLNEIQNSSVSNARALEDLIDLTGSVSYPKTSSGGHIGDCNKNLIEGVVSPMADSKLVGMPCVSPNKLSIQ from the exons ATG CGCGTCAGTTCCATCGATTGTGTTGTTCCTGTGAGAGCCACCATGGCCAAAACCGCCACTTCATCCGGGGAATTAGCAG GCGAAAAGATGGCGCCGCCGTCCATCACTCTGCTTCCTGACAAGAGATCTCCGACTAACGGTCACGGCTCTCCAGCCCGGACTGGAAAAACTA CTCCATCGAGCACAGAGAGGAAGCCCCAAATGAACGGACATGCGTCACCGTCACACATCAATGGCAACCACGCAG CCGTGGAAGGTTACATGAAGGCCGACGACAGGATGCGACAAGCCAAAGAGAGACGTGAGGAGAGGGATAAAGGCCTCG TGGCCAGGGAGCAGCTGATCCTGGAGAAGGAGCGCCGAGCCCGGCTACAGTACGAACGCACAGTGGAGGAGCGCTGGAGGCGTCTGGACGAGCAGAGGCAGAAAGAGGAGCTCCGCAGAGCCgcggtggaggagaagaggaggcagcAGCTCGAGGAGGACAGG GAGCGACTGGAGGCCCTGATGAGACGCTCCCTGGAGCGCAGCCTCCAGCTGGAGCAGAGGACCAAGCGCTGGAGCAGAGGCTGCCCCGCGGGAGCAG GTGACAGTGAGAATgccccactccctctctctgctgcctccgcCTTTTCCCATGGCATTGCCTCCCCCCTTCCTGCTGTCAGCGAATCTG CACCCTGCAGCCCTCACAGGTCACCTTTCCGCGGCGCCCTGAACCCCGCGGATCACAACAGAGCTGGACTTCACGGAGGCTCTCAGTCCACTCCCAACACCCCCAAG AAAGAGCGGCTGCGCAGAGAGAGGAGAACTGCGTCTCCGGGTTGTGGATCCCCTTTGAGGAGATCTGAATCCCCTGCAAGTGTCACCAGGCACGTGGCTTCCCCTACTACCTCAAA GCTGGCATCTCAAGTGCGTTCCAATTCTCCAAGCAATGCAAACCAGTACCATCACTCGCCAGCGAGACCCCGTCCGAACCCGCCGCCCGATGACAGGAAACCGGAAGTCAAGACGCCGGAGCGACACACTGAACAAGCCAAAGCAGCGAGAAAGAGTTCCGACGTCAACGGCTCGAATCCAACTTCACAGGACGTGAGAAATGGGCTCGGCGCCGAAATCCCCAAATCCAGAGAAACCTTGGAGAAGCATCTGAGAGGTGACAAACATGAGAAAAATCATTCGCCCGACAGGAAGAACCACACGTCGCCCAACGGGGATCTGTGCGAGAAGAAGACGCAAAGCAGCCCTCAGGATGGAGACAAGAAAAAAG AATCGCCGGCGTGCGCGTCGGCGGGCAAAGCGGCGGCCGGCACGATCAACGCAGAGGAGGCCACCAAGTTACTGGCAGAGCGAAGGCGCCAGGCTCGAGCTCAGAAGGAACTGGAAGACAGGAAGCGGGAGCTTGAGGAAGACGAACG ACACagggaggagcagctgaagaggCAACTCGCGCAGGAGCGGCAACAGCAGCAGGCAGAAGCTCCGCAACcaaagggaaaggggaagcAAGAGGAAGATCTCAACAGGGTGAAACAAGAAGAGGACACCCAGAAGAAGGAGGACCAGGGGAAGCAGCTCCAGAGCCAGGTGGACAAAGAG AAGGAAAAGGCCCAGGTCCAAGCTCAGGGGGACGCCGAGCGTCAGCGACAAGACAGAGACCTGCAGGCGCaacaagaagaggaggagaggcagctaagaaaaaag AGAATTGAGGAGATCATGAAGAGAACTAGGAAGGGTGAAGCTGACTTGAAG gaggagcaggcggagaCGAAGCCTGTCTCACCACCAG GTGAAGTAAAGACTGTTCAAAGTAATGCTCAGGTGAATGAGCAAACGATCAAAAAGGTTGAGTTTCAggtgaacatgaaggaaggTTCCCCGGTGAAGAGAGAGTCAGCGTCACGGGTGGACAATCGGAAGAGTCCCCAAGTTACTAACAACACTCATGCAGCGACGCCGACGCACAGCGCGTCAGGCTCCGGACAAACCGGCGGCCGGGGCCCGGTGAGCggtgtcctccagcagcaggaaaGAGCGGtggaaatgaatgtaaacaCGCAGCACAGAGCACGCGACCGAGCAGCAGACCACCAAACGAGCACAAAGCCGACCGCAGATGACAAAATCTACCAAGGGGAGGGCGGCGTGATGAATGGAGCGGTGAAGGGTGAAGGAAGTGCCTTGAAGAGAAGCCATCATCCGACTGCCGAGGTAAGCAAACAGCAAAGCCTGCATGTGTCCGCGGTTGCTAAAGGAGGGTCCGGGATGGAGGCCATTAGGCCCCCTGCGGGGCCGCTGCTACTGGGACACCTGTCACCGCCAGTCATCAAGCTGGAGCCCCTGAATGTGAGGAGTATGGAGTCATGTGATGAGGTGCAGTCCATGGAGGTCAG